Part of the Novosphingobium sp. KA1 genome is shown below.
CAGCTGCTGGGGATCGTGCCTGCCAACGCCGGCGGCTTTGGTGACGTGACCAAGGCGACCGACGCGTTCTTCGAATTGGAGATCGAGCCGCTCCAGTCCGTCTTCCTCGAACTGAACGATGCAGTGGGCGCCGAAGTTGTCCGGTTCCGGGAACGGGTGAAGGCGGCGGCCTAAACGGCCACAGGCGAAATCGGAAAGGGCGGCTCGGGAGGGCCGCCTTTTTTGTATCCGGCGACGGCGAAAGATTGTTGCGCGGGGCACCGCGGCGATTCGGTGTGCCTGACCCCCTCGCCGGGGCCGAAAAATGGCGGAACCGCGTGGGGCGGCCACCCCCGACGGCAGGGGCGGGGCGGCACCCCCTCGCAACGCGCTTTTCCCCCCACCTCGCCCGCGCACTTTTCGTGTCGGTTTTGATGCAGTTGCGCTGACCGGGCCAACCCGGCCCAGCTCTAAGGCCCCAGTGGGTAAACGAGGGTCGATGCGTTGATGCATTCTGATGCAGCTGGAGGGGGGCTTTCCCCAAAGATCCGAGGGACGAAAAAATTCGCGCGCAGCCGGTCCGCCACTGAGGGAGGGGGGCGGGAAAACGCAACATGTGCAATCTGGGCGCGTCTTGTCGGATTAAGATGCTGAAAATACGTAATAAAAATGGTTGCATCTAAGGTGCAATCTCGCGCCACCTGTTTGAACGAAAAGTGCAACACCCGCAGAAACCCTAGGTTTTTTTCTATCAAAAGGTTGCATTTCTAAAGTGCAATCTGGTTGCGTAGAGGTTGCACAAAAGGTTGCGTCAAAAGTGGCGGATTTCCGCCAATGTTGCACATGTTGCATTTTTTCCGATACCGCCCACATCGTCAAACGAAGCCACGCAATAGCCGGTCCCGCTCTTGGCTCGATGTATCAAATCGCTGGTGTGGGATCGTCAAGCGATTGGAAACTTGCGACTCCCTGTGCGTATCAATCAGTGCTAGCACCCCAAAATGACCATCGATCTCGATCATCACCGCATTGTTGAGATTATTCGACCAATCGATAGCGGAATGACGGAGCCAGTCCTTTGTGTCCTGGACGACGACCTCACCTATTGCGTCAAAGGTAGGGGCGCCCTCGCGAAGGGAAAAATCGCTGAAGTCATTTCCGGCGTGGTAGGAAGAGAAATTGGGCTGCCAATTCCTGATTTTTCAATAGCTAACCTGTCCGCCGCGATGATTTTCCAGTCGGGAGATGAACCAAACATCAGGAGGATCGGTGCGCAGCCTGCCTTTGCTTCTCTCTGGAAAGAGCCGGTAGACAATTTCTTGATCGTAATGCGTACGGATTTCCCTGCGAGGTTGCTCGCTAGCGTGTATGTGTTCGACCATTGGGTGCGGAACGGTGACAGAACTCTCACCGAGCACGGTGGGAATGTGAACCTCCTCGTGAACCTCGGTGCGAAGGAAAAAGAGCTTGTGGTGATTGACCACAATTTAGCATTTTCACCGTCATACTCGGTCGACGATTTGTCGACCCACGTCGGCTATCCGTCGTGGCGCAATTTGGATGGAAGGCTACAATTCTCGGAAAATCTGAAAGCGTCGATGCTTCGTGCGCGAGACAAGGTGCAAAACATATCCGATAGCCTGCCGGATGAATGGCTTGAGGAGGAACCTGATTTCGTCGATCATGCGTTAGAGGCATTAGAGCGCGTGGATGGCTCAGAATTTTGGGATGAGCTCTCGTGAATGCAGTTTTCAAATATTCTGTAATTCGTTTTCGGCCGTTTGCCGAAACGGAAGAGTTCGCCAACATCGGAGTCGTGGTGACACGACTCAACGATGGTTTGTTGGCCTATAAGCTGGCGCCGCGTAGATTTCCGAGGGTGAAGCACTTCTTTGATCAAATCGCATATGAGGCTTACGATGAGGTAATA
Proteins encoded:
- a CDS encoding HipA family kinase, whose amino-acid sequence is MTIDLDHHRIVEIIRPIDSGMTEPVLCVLDDDLTYCVKGRGALAKGKIAEVISGVVGREIGLPIPDFSIANLSAAMIFQSGDEPNIRRIGAQPAFASLWKEPVDNFLIVMRTDFPARLLASVYVFDHWVRNGDRTLTEHGGNVNLLVNLGAKEKELVVIDHNLAFSPSYSVDDLSTHVGYPSWRNLDGRLQFSENLKASMLRARDKVQNISDSLPDEWLEEEPDFVDHALEALERVDGSEFWDELS